The sequence CTCGAAACCTGTGTGTGGCCATCTCCTCAGCCTGCCCTGGTTCACCAAGGAGTTTAATTTTTAAGCGGTAGGGGACCGTCCTAAAGGCGAAGGGTCAGCACAACACGCCCGTTTCCATCCCAGACTGGGGcacccccgccccgccgggctcAGCCCCGGCAGACTGTGAGTCTCTCCCGGGCCCGGGGCAGCCATCCTGCCAGGGGGGCTCCCTGCGCGCCAGGCCCGGCACGCCCCACCCCGCACGGCGAGGGGAGGAGGCACTCACCGTCTCGAACACCTTGACTGGCAGCCGCCATCCCCGCAGGTGCCGCAGGGTGCAGCCCAAGGGGAGGCGGCGGGGACTCTTCGCCTCGGGTTCCGTGGTCGTCTCGTAGACTGCGCTGATCATGGCCGGGCCGCGGCGCCGgctcccagctggaaaaaaCCGAAAGCAAAAGAGAGGCGGGCAGGGCGTCTTCGCCTCCGGTTGCGTGGTCTGCTTGTAGGCGGAGTTGTGCTCCCTAGCCGGGCCGGGCCGTCGGCTCTCAGCTGGAAAACACCTGAAGAAAATGGTTGGGAGGTAGCGGGACGCGTCCGGTTGTGTGGTTTGGTTGTAGGCGGAGCTGTGCtccccggccgggccgggccgccggCTGCCGGCTGGAAAACGCCTCAAGAAAACGGGCGGCAGGCGGCGGGACGCCTTCGATTGCGTGGTCCGGTTGTAGGAGG comes from Zonotrichia leucophrys gambelii isolate GWCS_2022_RI chromosome 2, RI_Zleu_2.0, whole genome shotgun sequence and encodes:
- the CMTM6 gene encoding CKLF-like MARVEL transmembrane domain-containing protein 6 is translated as MENWASYNRTTQSKASRRLPPVFLRRFPAGSRRPGPAGEHSSAYNQTTQPDASRYLPTIFFRCFPAESRRPGPAREHNSAYKQTTQPEAKTPCPPLFCFRFFPAGSRRRGPAMISAVYETTTEPEAKSPRRLPLGCTLRHLRGWRLPVKVFETIFSLVAVVCEELVQECYNCSPLYYFEFASCSAFLLSLLFLYVYCTDLYESLGEDKVRKLNFLTVLLIIACFLSASILLSANCNEPEEYAACVFGFFATSIFVAELVIEIYLRIKQKRNAKKHPEKPPNAPSATENQPLNKKR